A DNA window from Labrus mixtus chromosome 4, fLabMix1.1, whole genome shotgun sequence contains the following coding sequences:
- the fem1b gene encoding protein fem-1 homolog B, translated as MESLAGYVYKAASEGRVLTLAALLLNHSEGETRYLLSYVTQLAGQRSTPLIIAARNGHDKVVRLLLDHYRVDTEQTGTVRFDGYVIDGATALWCAAGAGHFEVVRLLVSHHANVNHTTITNSTPLRAACFDGRLDIVCYLVENSADISITNKYNNTCLMIAAYKGHTDVVKFLLEQGADPNAKAHCGATALHFAAEAGHLDIVKELVRCQAAMVVNGHGMTPLKVAAESCKADVVELLLTYADIDIHDHIEALELLGASFANDRENYDIQKAYEFMYMAMLERYSNPENIIAKELLPPIEAYGGRCECRTLVELETICMDRDAMHMEGLMIRERILGSDNIDLSHPIIYRGAVYADNMEFEQCIKLWLHALRLRQKGNRNTHKDLLRFAQVFSQMVHLKEQVLASAVEQVLSCSVVEIQRSMSRVDTAAESELPQAMDNYESNVFTFLYLACISTKTTCGDEERARINKHIYNLIQLDPRSREGASLLHLAISSSTPVDDFHTNDVCSFPSAQVTKLLLDCGAQVNAVDNEGNTPLHVIVQYNRPISDFLTLHAIIINLVEAGAHTDMTNKQKKTPLDKSTTGVSEILLKTQMKMSLKCLAARAVRQHQITYRNQIPKTLEEFVEFH; from the exons ATGGAGTCTCTGGCCGGGTACGTGTACAAGGCAGCCAGCGAGGGCCGAGTCCTGACCCTGGCCGCGCTGCTGCTCAACCACTCGGAGGGAGAGACCCGGTACCTGCTCAGCTACGTGACCCAGCTCGCCGGACAGAGGTCCACCCCGCTCATCATCGCGGCCCGGAACGGACACGATAAAGTGGTCCGGCTGCTCCTGGACCATTACCGAGTGGACACGGAACAGACCGGCACGGTTCGGTTTGATGG CTACGTCATCGACGGGGCCACGGCGCTGTGGTGTGCAGCAGGGGCGGGGCACTTTGAGGTGGTGCGCCTGCTGGTGAGTCACCATGCCAACGTTAACCACACCACCATCACTAACTCCACCCCCTTGCGGGCGGCGTGCTTCGACGGGCGCCTCGACATCGTCTGCTACCTGGTGGAGAACAGCGCCGACATCAGCATCACCAAcaagtacaacaacacctgtcTGATGATCGCCGCCTACAAGGGCCACACGGACGTGGTGAAGTTCCTGCTGGAGCAGGGGGCGGACCCCAACGCCAAGGCCCACTGCGGGGCCACCGCCCTGCACTTTGCAGCTGAGGCGGGTCATCTGGACATCGTCAAGGAGCTGGTGCGTTGTCAGGCAGCTATGGTGGTGAACGGACATGGCATGACTCCCCTGAAGGTGGCGGCCGAGAGCTGCAAAGCTGACgtggtggagctgctgctgacatACGCCGACATCGACATCCACGACCACATCGAGGCCCTGGAGCTGCTGGGAGCCTCATTCGCCAACGACCGGGAGAACTACGACATCCAGAAGGCGTACGAGTTCATGTACATGGCCATGTTGGAGCGCTACAGCAACCCTGAGAATATCATCGCCAAGGAGCTGCTGCCGCCCATCGAGGCCTACGGGGGGCGCTGCGAGTGTCGGACACTTGTGGAGCTGGAGACCATTTGTATGGACCGGGACGCTATGCACATGGAGGGGCTGATGATACGGGAGCGAATCCTGGGCTCGGACAATATCGACTTGTCACACCCCATCATCTACCGCGGCGCCGTCTACGCCGATAACATGGAGTTTGAACAGTGCATCAAACTGTGGCTGCACGCGCTGCGTCTGCGTCAGAAAggaaacaggaacacacacaaagacctgCTGCGCTTCGCCCAGGTGTTCTCCCAGATGGTCCACCTGAAGGAGCAGGTCCTGGCCTCGGCTGTGGAGCAGGTGCTGAGCTGCAGCGTGGTCGAAATTCAGAGAAGCATGTCTCGAGTCGACACGGCGGCCGAGTCCGAGCTGCCGCAGGCCATGGACAACTACGAGTCGAacgtttttacttttctgtaccTGGCCTGCATCTCCACCAAGACGACCTGCGGCGACGAGGAGCGTGCACGCATCAACAAGCACATCTACAACCTGATCCAGCTGGACCCGCGCTCCCGTGAAGGCGCCTCCCTGCTCCACCTCGCCATCAGCTCCAGCACACCTGTCGACGACTTCCACACCAACGACGTCTGCAGCTTCCCGAGCGCGCAGGTCACCAAGCTGCTTCTGGACTGCGGCGCGCAGGTCAACGCCGTCGACAACGAGGGAAACACCCCGCTGCACGTCATCGTCCAGTACAACCGGCCAATCAGCGACTTCCTCACACTGCATGCCATCATCATCAACTTGGTGGAGGCCGGCGCCCACACGGACATGACCAACAAGCAGAAGAAGACGCCGCTGGATAAGAGCACCACGGGCGTGTCGGAGATCCTGCTGAAGACGCAGATGAAGATGAGCCTGAAGTGCCTGGCGGCGCGCGCCGTTCGCCAGCACCAGATCACCTACAGGAACCAGATCCCCAAAACGCTCGAGGAGTTTGTGGAGTTCCACTGA